One Microcaecilia unicolor chromosome 8, aMicUni1.1, whole genome shotgun sequence DNA window includes the following coding sequences:
- the SLC2A10 gene encoding solute carrier family 2, facilitated glucose transporter member 10 has protein sequence MGCTVGVLLSTTVSLLGGIIFGYELGIISGALLQLQADFNLSCLEQEVIVSSLLGGALLSSLLGGIIIDKYGRKKSILGSNLVVLAGSLILLLAGSLMWVVIGRFMVGVAIAISSMSCCIYVSELVSPHQRGMLVSLYEMGITLGILLSYALNYYLSDVSRGWKYMFVLAVVPAAGQFLSILFLPASPPKLNTRDQESHKGLIPLQNIEETEEEKPNLHRKRPYSFTDLFRSQDNMRTRTLVGLGLVLFQQFTGQPNVLYYASTVFRAVGFQSNSSAVLASVGLGVVKVLATFVAMVCADKAGRRILLISGCIVMSVSITGLGILSSTFTLNTHKECDSAARSNLTNESWNLESVQPVIQLITPSYIDQNRINQSSITGSQMPATDLTAAEQKRLISNSLHTYSNQNIRSDSARLQSTSSPSSAFLFNKHTALNWITLLSMMAFVSAFSIGFGPMTWLVLSEIYPAEIRGRAFAFCNSFNWMANIVITLSFLDVIDAIGLSWTFVLYGVTGAIAVVFIYLCVPETKGQSLEEIDKQFSGRRLLKGHKIWRDFGRRIFSSAEYQRMDASSAP, from the exons ATGG GTTGTACTGTAGGAGTCCTGTTGTCTACAACTGTGTCTCTGCTGGGAGGGATCATTTTTGGCTATGAACTGGGTATTATCTCTGGTGCCTTGTTGCAGCTACAGGCTGACTTCAACCTCAGCTGTTTGGAACAAGAGGTCATTGTGAGTTCGTTGCTGGGCGGTGCCCTCTTGTCATCCTTACTTGGAGGAATTATCATTGACAAATATGGACGGAAGAAATCTATACTAGGTAGTAATCTGGTAGTGTTGGCTGGCAGCTTGATACTACTGTTGGCTGGATCATTAATGTGGGTGGTAATTGGCCGATTCATGGTGGGGGTAGCCATAGCCATCTCATCCATGTCTTGTTGCATCTACGTCTCTGAATTGGTGAGTCCTCATCAGCGTGGCATGCTGGTATCCCTTTATGAAATGGGCATAACTCTTGGTATCTTGCTTTCTTATGCACTGAACTACTACTTGTCGGATGTGTCCAGGGGTTGGAAATATATGTTTGTTCTGGCAGTTgttccagcagctggacaatttCTTAGTATTCTGTTCCTCCCTGCCAGTCCTCCTAAATTAAACACACGGGACCAAGAAAGTCATAAAGGCCTGATTCCGTTACAGAATATCGAAGAAACGGAAGAGGAAAAGCCAAACCTGCACAGGAAGAGGCCTTATTCCTTCACTGATCTCTTCAGAAGTCAAGACAACATGAGGACAAGGACTTTAGTCGGACTTGGCCTGGTTCTGTTTCAGCAGTTTACTGGACAGCCTAATGTTCTCTACTACGCCTCTACCGTATTCCGTGCAGTGGGATTTCAGAGCAACTCTTCGGCTGTATTGGCATCTGTTGGCCTAGGGGTAGTGAAGGTTTTGGCAACCTTTGTGGCCATGGTTTGCGCAGACAAGGCTGGAAGGAGGATTCTTCTGATTTCGGGTTGCATTGTTATGTCAGTCTCAATCACTGGGCTTGGCATTCTGAGTAGCACATTTACGTTAAACACTCACAAGGAGTGCGACAGTGCTGCCAGATCAAACTTAACGAATGAGTCTTGGAATCTAGAGTCTGTTCAGCCAGTAATCcagttgataacaccttcatACATCGACCAAAATCGAATCAATCAGAGCTCCATTACCGGATCACAGATGCCTGCAACAGATTTAACTGCTGCTGAGCAGAAAAGGTTGATTTCAAACTCTTTGCATACCTATAGTAATCAAAACATTCGGTCAGACAGTGCAAGACTACAGAGTACCAGCTCCCCTTCCAGTGCCTTCCTTTTTAATAAACATACAGCTTTAAACTGGATTACTTTATTGAGTATGATGGCGTTTGTGAGCGCATTCTCCATTGGATTTGGTCCAA TGACGTGGCTCGTACTGAGTGAAATTTATCCTGCAGAAATAAGAGGAAGGGCGTTTGcattctgcaacagctttaactGGATGGCAAACATAGTGATCACCCTTTCATTTCTGGACGTAATTG ATGCCATTGGCTTGTCTTGGACCTTTGTCCTTTACGGTGTGACAGGAGCAATCGCTGTTGTCTTTATTTACCTCTGTGTTCCCGAAACGAAAGGGCAGTCGCTTGAAGAGATTGATAAACAGTTCTCAGGTAGAAG GTTGCTCAAAGGACACAAGATATGGAGGGATTTTGGAAGGAGAATATTCTCCAGTGCTGAGTACCAACGAATGGATGCTTCCAGTGCCCCCTAG